A window from uncultured Anaeromusa sp. encodes these proteins:
- the fliD gene encoding flagellar filament capping protein FliD: protein MATTSSGSVTTSTVNGTTRITGLSSGLDVDSIVKGLMDAEKVKLNKMEQQEDLLTWKQEAYRNTMGTMNTFSSTYLDSLSASSITKQGNFLQYEAESSDTAYVTAEASANAKVGSHTLAVSQLATAHTLSSGSAVSKGVQGGAAPTYGFTSGTTWKMYVDAKLYSVDLSSVTDQTSLQTAVDKAVGSGKITVGTNAGCLTLTSADAGVQYISVETQNLLGFTTSGVLANRITTSQTLSTINSSLNSSFSFNASDEISFTINGESFTFDKDDTLSAVMSTVNKSDAGVTMSYDSMNDKIVLTSKTMGAGATLTASDNSGGGSFISTLLNTDTAGKDAKLTLDGQALTRNSNTVTVDGVTYTLNKKTTSDITIGVTQNSDATFDVITKFVNGYNTLIDTIRGKLTEKYSRDYQPLTDAQKSSMSESDITAWEKKAKTGLLQRDDMLQSFLDELRGAFMASVPGVSQTLKSIGITSSSYSDYGKLTIDESTLKSAIKSDPEGVMNLFSQKSTSYSTSSVRSLSGTEQAVRYKEEGYGMRFYDIFQKYVGTSRDSAGNKGLLVEKAGLADDASSADNSLSDQMEDMKERITNEEKRLSLVQTRYYTEYTNMETYLNKLTTQMSVFSNNSSG from the coding sequence TTCGATTGTTAAAGGTCTTATGGACGCGGAAAAAGTCAAACTCAATAAAATGGAGCAGCAAGAAGACCTGCTGACCTGGAAGCAAGAAGCCTATCGCAATACCATGGGTACAATGAATACCTTTTCTTCGACGTACTTGGATTCGTTATCAGCCAGCAGTATTACCAAGCAAGGGAATTTTTTGCAATATGAGGCGGAGAGCAGTGATACGGCTTACGTCACGGCAGAAGCGAGCGCTAATGCCAAGGTGGGCAGCCATACGTTGGCAGTATCGCAGTTAGCAACGGCGCACACGCTAAGCAGCGGCTCGGCTGTTTCCAAGGGAGTTCAAGGGGGGGCGGCGCCGACCTATGGTTTTACGTCAGGAACGACTTGGAAAATGTACGTTGATGCGAAGCTATACTCAGTTGACTTATCGAGTGTAACGGATCAGACGTCTCTGCAGACGGCTGTCGACAAAGCCGTCGGAAGCGGCAAGATAACGGTGGGAACTAATGCGGGCTGCTTAACCTTAACATCGGCAGATGCTGGCGTACAGTATATTTCAGTAGAAACGCAGAATCTTCTTGGTTTTACTACTTCTGGAGTACTTGCTAATCGTATTACTACCAGTCAGACCCTAAGTACTATCAATTCGTCACTTAATTCGTCTTTTTCGTTTAATGCGTCAGATGAAATATCTTTTACAATTAATGGAGAAAGTTTTACCTTTGACAAGGATGATACTTTAAGCGCTGTGATGAGCACTGTAAACAAAAGCGATGCTGGCGTCACGATGTCCTATGATTCGATGAATGATAAGATTGTGCTTACATCTAAGACAATGGGTGCGGGCGCTACGTTAACTGCAAGTGATAATAGCGGTGGAGGATCATTTATCAGTACTCTGTTGAATACTGATACAGCTGGCAAGGATGCTAAATTGACACTGGATGGGCAGGCATTAACTCGCAACAGCAACACTGTAACCGTAGATGGTGTGACGTATACGCTGAATAAAAAGACTACCAGCGATATCACGATTGGCGTGACCCAGAATTCTGATGCAACTTTTGACGTGATTACTAAATTTGTAAATGGCTACAATACGCTCATTGATACAATTCGAGGGAAGCTGACGGAGAAGTATAGCCGTGATTATCAGCCGTTGACAGATGCTCAGAAAAGCTCCATGTCGGAATCGGATATTACGGCATGGGAGAAAAAAGCCAAGACCGGCTTACTGCAGCGTGATGATATGTTGCAAAGTTTTTTAGATGAACTTCGCGGCGCATTTATGGCGAGTGTGCCCGGGGTGTCGCAGACGCTGAAATCAATCGGCATAACAAGCAGCAGTTATTCGGATTATGGCAAGTTGACTATTGATGAGTCTACCTTGAAATCGGCCATAAAGAGCGATCCGGAAGGGGTTATGAATCTTTTTAGTCAGAAGTCGACGAGTTATAGTACTTCCAGTGTACGCTCTCTTAGTGGAACGGAGCAAGCTGTGAGGTATAAAGAAGAAGGCTATGGTATGCGGTTCTATGACATATTCCAAAAATATGTCGGTACCAGTCGTGATTCAGCAGGTAATAAGGGATTATTAGTGGAAAAGGCCGGTTTGGCGGATGACGCCAGTTCTGCAGATAATTCTCTTAGCGACCAGATGGAAGATATGAAAGAACGCATTACCAACGAGGAAAAGCGGTTAAGCTTAGTGCAAACGCGTTACTATACGGAATACACGAATATGGAAACGTATTTAAATAAGTTGACGACCCAGATGTCGGTATTCAGTAATAACAGCAGTGGTTGA
- a CDS encoding tetratricopeptide repeat protein, with protein sequence MKTHSVEEGLNLAHGGKIREAAIYFCQAVKEEPHNPELYLRLGELLVALEEWDHAQACFGQLIALAPECAEAYNYMGIILKRKEYLAEAESCYRQAIELNPDYAEAFHNMGNCLLREEKYEEAEAAYWQAVKLEPDLLKARFSLGTFYLLMGQREKGWKWYDARLNWEDSFRMDIPIWQGESLEGRSILLFYEQGFGDMLHCLRYVPQIVGMAKEVTVWIQEPLARLLKEMEPPYRVCTSSRELDAAQFDFACSIFSLPAKLPSLEAEVPYLWAAQENKDTWRKKLALASNGLLKVGVVWAGNPEHTNDENRSISFEEFRRMFTVQGILWVNLQVGEEQKYFQEASEPARLFDAAGELTDFAETAGVIANLDLVIAVDTAVAHLAGAMGKATWLLLPYHPEWRWELKREDCFWYPAMRLFRQTVRGDWSEVLLRVATALTEKVNLTERRE encoded by the coding sequence ATGAAAACACATTCGGTAGAGGAAGGCTTGAATCTGGCGCATGGCGGCAAGATTCGGGAAGCAGCTATTTATTTCTGTCAGGCGGTCAAAGAAGAGCCGCATAATCCAGAGCTGTATCTGCGATTGGGAGAACTGCTGGTGGCCTTGGAAGAATGGGATCATGCACAGGCTTGCTTTGGACAGTTGATCGCGTTGGCGCCGGAATGTGCGGAAGCGTATAATTACATGGGTATTATCTTGAAGCGCAAAGAGTACCTAGCCGAAGCGGAGTCCTGCTATCGGCAAGCGATTGAATTGAATCCCGACTATGCGGAAGCCTTTCATAATATGGGGAATTGTTTGTTGCGCGAAGAAAAATATGAAGAAGCTGAAGCGGCTTATTGGCAAGCGGTGAAATTGGAACCGGATTTATTGAAAGCTCGATTTTCTCTGGGAACCTTCTACTTGCTCATGGGGCAGAGGGAAAAAGGCTGGAAATGGTATGATGCCAGGCTAAACTGGGAAGATTCTTTTCGTATGGATATTCCCATCTGGCAGGGGGAAAGCTTAGAGGGACGCAGCATCCTTCTTTTTTACGAGCAAGGCTTTGGAGATATGCTGCATTGCCTGCGTTATGTGCCGCAAATTGTGGGTATGGCGAAAGAAGTTACTGTTTGGATTCAAGAGCCCTTGGCAAGACTGCTTAAGGAGATGGAACCGCCGTATCGGGTTTGCACCAGCAGTCGCGAGCTGGACGCAGCGCAGTTTGATTTCGCTTGCTCCATTTTTAGCCTGCCAGCAAAGCTTCCGTCTTTAGAGGCGGAGGTTCCGTATCTTTGGGCGGCCCAAGAAAATAAAGATACTTGGCGTAAAAAACTAGCGCTTGCATCCAATGGGCTGCTTAAAGTCGGCGTGGTTTGGGCTGGAAATCCGGAGCATACAAACGATGAAAACCGGTCAATCTCATTTGAAGAGTTTCGAAGGATGTTTACGGTTCAAGGCATATTATGGGTGAATCTGCAGGTTGGCGAGGAACAAAAGTATTTTCAAGAAGCATCTGAACCTGCGCGGCTGTTCGATGCGGCGGGAGAGTTGACGGATTTTGCTGAAACGGCCGGGGTTATCGCTAATCTGGATTTGGTGATTGCTGTGGATACGGCGGTAGCGCATTTAGCCGGAGCGATGGGGAAAGCGACTTGGCTGCTCTTGCCATACCATCCCGAATGGCGCTGGGAGCTAAAGCGAGAAGATTGTTTTTGGTATCCCGCCATGCGCTTATTTCGCCAAACGGTGCGAGGTGATTGGTCAGAAGTGCTGCTGCGGGTGGCCACGGCCTTGACCGAGAAGGTGAACTTAACAGAGAGGCGTGAGTAG